The Microbacterium sp. LWH7-1.2 genome window below encodes:
- a CDS encoding LysR family transcriptional regulator produces the protein MIDLEAVLSLRAVATQGSVVAAATSLGYTPSAVSQQVKRLERETGIALLERAGRGVILTEAGTRLVVASTPILADLERLRADLQLTAGADDRVVGEIRVAAFSTVVRGLVIPVLSELAERHPDLSLPLRESEPWETIALVASGQRDLGVVHRWGGVALAMPDHLVSTALFTDVADVILHRDHPLAGRTELHPEELAGETWVATFEATICRQWLRRLFDGVPNAPRIVHESMEFQNHLEFARAGRAVALVPRLGRGDLGPDLVAIPTAAPASTRDVLAVHRRSQEDSPALRTTLDAFVEHARTM, from the coding sequence ATGATCGACCTCGAGGCGGTGCTCTCTCTTCGCGCGGTCGCCACGCAGGGCAGCGTGGTCGCGGCGGCGACGAGCCTCGGCTACACGCCGTCCGCGGTATCGCAGCAGGTCAAGCGCCTCGAGCGCGAGACCGGCATCGCCCTCCTCGAACGCGCGGGACGGGGAGTCATCCTCACGGAGGCGGGCACGCGCCTCGTCGTCGCGTCCACGCCGATCCTCGCCGACCTCGAGCGCCTCCGCGCGGATCTCCAGCTCACCGCCGGGGCCGACGACCGGGTCGTCGGCGAGATCAGGGTCGCGGCGTTCTCCACCGTGGTGCGCGGGCTGGTCATCCCGGTGCTGAGCGAGCTGGCCGAGCGGCACCCCGATCTCTCGCTGCCGCTGCGCGAGAGCGAGCCCTGGGAGACGATCGCGCTCGTCGCGTCGGGTCAGCGCGACCTCGGCGTCGTCCACCGCTGGGGCGGGGTCGCCCTCGCGATGCCCGACCACCTCGTCTCGACCGCGTTGTTCACCGACGTCGCCGACGTCATCCTGCACCGCGACCATCCGCTCGCCGGCCGCACCGAGCTGCATCCTGAAGAGCTCGCGGGCGAGACCTGGGTCGCGACCTTCGAGGCGACGATCTGCCGGCAGTGGCTGCGCCGGCTCTTCGACGGCGTCCCGAACGCGCCGCGCATCGTGCACGAGTCGATGGAGTTCCAGAACCACCTCGAGTTCGCACGCGCCGGCCGGGCGGTCGCGCTGGTGCCGCGGCTCGGACGAGGTGACCTCGGACCGGACCTCGTCGCGATCCCCACTGCTGCGCCGGCGTCGACGCGCGACGTGCTCGCCGTCCATCGCCGATCGCAGGAGGATTCCCCCGCGCTGCGCACCACGCTCGACGCGTTCGTGGAGCACGCGCGCACGATGTGA
- a CDS encoding dihydrofolate reductase family protein: MQTVTVDFIISLDGYGAAEGWPGFWGMEGPEYLGWLAESPEKDDPLLMGATTYRLMSELTAGGEEGTDMLGGMQKYVFSSTLDEPLAWENSTLVREDAVEFVRRLKQESDRPLRTLGSVALCRSLLRAGLVDRYRVGVFPVITGATGQDRIFDGYPDVRLELVEARTFDGRIQLLEYVPTVLDGPPGR, encoded by the coding sequence ATGCAGACCGTGACGGTCGACTTCATCATTTCGCTCGACGGCTACGGGGCCGCGGAGGGCTGGCCCGGATTCTGGGGGATGGAGGGACCGGAGTACCTCGGCTGGCTCGCGGAGTCGCCCGAAAAGGACGACCCGCTGCTCATGGGTGCGACGACTTATCGCCTCATGTCGGAGCTCACCGCCGGGGGTGAGGAAGGCACCGACATGCTCGGTGGGATGCAGAAGTACGTCTTCTCATCGACCCTCGACGAGCCGCTGGCGTGGGAGAACTCGACGCTGGTCCGCGAGGACGCGGTCGAGTTCGTCCGGCGGCTGAAGCAGGAGTCCGACCGCCCGCTGCGCACGCTCGGCAGTGTCGCTCTCTGCCGGTCGCTCCTGCGCGCCGGGCTCGTCGATCGGTACCGCGTCGGCGTGTTCCCGGTGATCACCGGCGCGACCGGACAGGACCGGATCTTCGACGGCTACCCCGACGTACGGCTGGAACTCGTCGAGGCCCGCACGTTCGACGGGCGCATCCAGCTGCTCGAGTACGTGCCGACCGTGCTGGACGGCCCGCCAGGCAGGTGA
- a CDS encoding metalloregulator ArsR/SmtB family transcription factor has protein sequence MPTMTATVTHTAALARLGHALSDPTRAGVLLALREAPAYPSDLADALGVSRQVMSNQLACLRGCGLVESVPDGRRTWYRLADQHLAPALDELLRVVLYVEPGCCAGEDCSCA, from the coding sequence ATGCCGACGATGACCGCCACGGTGACGCACACTGCAGCGCTTGCGCGACTCGGCCATGCGCTCTCTGACCCGACGCGAGCCGGCGTGCTGCTTGCCCTGCGGGAAGCGCCGGCGTACCCGTCCGATCTGGCTGATGCACTGGGTGTTTCGCGGCAGGTGATGTCCAACCAGCTCGCGTGCCTTCGCGGTTGCGGTCTCGTCGAGTCGGTTCCCGATGGAAGACGTACCTGGTACCGGCTGGCCGACCAGCACCTCGCGCCGGCGCTGGACGAGCTCCTGCGCGTCGTGCTCTACGTCGAGCCGGGATGCTGCGCCGGCGAGGACTGCAGCTGCGCATGA
- the dnaB gene encoding replicative DNA helicase — translation MSIADISEERMGGPRDFERTPPHDLLAEQSALGGMLLSKDAVADVIETLRGTDFYVPKHELIFEAILTLYSHGEPTDVVAVTDELIKTGELQRAGGADYLHTLTSIVPTAANAGYYASIVSERALLRRLVDAGTRIVQMGYSGQGEALDLVNNAQAEIYSVTGAEQAEDYVPLTIAVDAAVEEIEAARGRDGQMTGIPTGFSGLDSLTNGLHPGQMIIIAARPAMGKSTLALDFARSAAIKANMPTIFFSLEMGRSEIAMRLLSAEGAIPLQSMRKGTLDSRDWTTVAATRGRINDAPLYIDDSPNMTLVEIRAKCRRLKQRAGLKLVVIDYLQLMTSGKRVESRQQEVSEFSRALKLLAKELGVPVIALSQLNRGAEQRADKKPALSDLRESGSIEQDADMVVLLHREAAYEKDSPRAGEADLIVAKHRNGPTDTITVAFQGHFSRFTDMAPGDFG, via the coding sequence ATGTCGATCGCCGACATCTCAGAAGAGCGCATGGGGGGCCCTCGCGACTTCGAACGCACTCCCCCGCACGACCTGCTCGCCGAGCAGAGCGCCCTGGGTGGGATGCTGCTGTCGAAGGACGCCGTCGCCGACGTCATCGAGACTCTGCGGGGCACCGACTTCTATGTGCCCAAGCACGAGCTGATCTTCGAGGCGATCCTCACCCTCTACTCGCATGGCGAGCCGACGGACGTCGTCGCCGTCACCGACGAACTCATCAAGACGGGCGAGCTGCAGCGCGCCGGCGGCGCCGACTACCTGCACACGCTCACCTCGATCGTGCCGACGGCCGCGAACGCCGGCTACTACGCCTCGATCGTGTCGGAGCGTGCGCTGCTGCGCCGCCTCGTCGACGCCGGCACCCGCATCGTGCAGATGGGGTACTCCGGTCAGGGCGAGGCGCTCGACCTCGTCAACAACGCGCAGGCAGAGATCTACTCGGTGACCGGCGCGGAGCAGGCCGAGGACTACGTGCCGCTCACGATCGCGGTCGACGCCGCGGTGGAAGAGATCGAGGCCGCGCGCGGTCGCGACGGGCAGATGACCGGCATCCCGACCGGCTTCTCGGGTCTCGACTCGCTGACCAACGGTCTGCACCCCGGGCAGATGATCATCATCGCCGCGCGACCCGCGATGGGTAAGTCGACGCTCGCTCTCGACTTCGCGCGATCGGCGGCGATCAAGGCGAACATGCCGACGATCTTCTTCTCGCTCGAGATGGGTCGCAGCGAGATCGCGATGCGTCTGCTCAGTGCCGAGGGCGCGATCCCCCTGCAGTCGATGCGGAAGGGCACACTCGACTCCCGCGACTGGACCACCGTCGCCGCGACCCGCGGCCGCATCAACGACGCACCGCTGTACATCGACGACAGCCCCAATATGACGCTCGTCGAGATCCGCGCCAAGTGCCGCCGCCTCAAGCAGCGGGCCGGCCTCAAGCTCGTCGTCATCGACTACCTGCAGCTCATGACGTCGGGCAAGCGCGTCGAATCGCGTCAGCAGGAGGTCTCGGAGTTCTCACGTGCGCTCAAGCTGCTCGCGAAGGAACTCGGCGTTCCGGTCATCGCGCTGTCGCAGCTGAACCGTGGTGCCGAGCAGCGCGCCGACAAGAAACCGGCGTTGAGTGACCTGCGTGAGTCGGGCTCGATCGAGCAGGATGCCGACATGGTGGTGCTCCTGCACCGCGAGGCCGCGTACGAGAAGGACTCGCCGCGCGCGGGCGAGGCCGACCTCATCGTCGCCAAGCACCGCAACGGCCCCACCGACACCATCACGGTCGCATTCCAGGGCCACTTCTCCCGCTTCACCGACATGGCCCCGGGAGACTTCGGGTAG
- a CDS encoding alpha/beta fold hydrolase, whose protein sequence is MGSSINLTPATSRLTLSGGTELSYTTAGRPDGSPALVLLHGFPNSSRGFRDVIPILARHAHVIAPDLPGFGESEPLEAPSFDAFTDAVLELLEHLQVGPRFLYVHDFGAPVALSIAMRQPDDVLGIVIQNANAHSSGRRPGWAAPAATSKNASCRPQNIPAAGCLSRE, encoded by the coding sequence ATGGGTTCCTCCATCAACCTGACGCCGGCAACATCGCGTCTGACGCTGTCGGGCGGAACGGAGCTTTCGTACACGACAGCCGGCAGACCCGACGGATCGCCAGCGCTCGTCCTGCTCCACGGCTTCCCGAATTCGTCGCGCGGTTTCCGGGACGTGATTCCGATCCTTGCGCGTCACGCCCACGTGATCGCGCCCGATCTTCCCGGGTTCGGGGAGTCGGAGCCTCTCGAGGCTCCGTCGTTCGACGCGTTCACCGATGCGGTTCTGGAGTTGCTCGAACACCTGCAGGTCGGCCCCAGATTCCTCTACGTGCACGACTTCGGCGCTCCTGTAGCGCTCAGCATCGCCATGAGGCAGCCCGACGACGTCCTCGGGATCGTCATCCAGAACGCCAACGCGCACAGCAGCGGACGGAGGCCGGGATGGGCGGCGCCCGCGGCGACGTCGAAGAATGCGTCGTGTCGGCCCCAGAACATTCCCGCCGCAGGCTGTCTTTCTCGGGAGTGA
- a CDS encoding cation transporter encodes MSATHTPTERRRHVLQRRIGWIVFATIGYNVVEAVVAITAGTIASSAALVGFGLDSTIEVLSAAAVAWQFTRRDPERWEKGTLRVIAFAFFALAVYVTASSLLALITRVEVEHSPVGIAITALSVVVMPFLSLAERRAGRELGSATAVADSKQTLICTYLSAAVLIGLLLNSLIGWWWVDAIAGLVIVALAIREGLEAWRGDACATSVGTILEEPGTHNDD; translated from the coding sequence ATGAGCGCCACGCACACGCCAACTGAGCGGCGTCGGCACGTCCTGCAGCGCCGTATCGGATGGATCGTCTTCGCGACGATCGGCTACAACGTCGTCGAGGCCGTCGTGGCGATCACGGCTGGGACCATTGCGTCTTCGGCCGCACTCGTCGGCTTCGGGCTCGATTCGACGATCGAAGTGCTCTCTGCGGCCGCTGTCGCGTGGCAGTTCACCCGCCGCGATCCCGAGCGGTGGGAGAAGGGCACGCTGCGGGTCATCGCGTTCGCGTTCTTCGCCCTTGCGGTATACGTCACCGCCAGCTCTCTGCTCGCGCTGATCACGCGCGTCGAGGTCGAGCATTCCCCTGTGGGCATCGCGATCACCGCGCTCAGCGTTGTCGTCATGCCCTTCCTCTCGCTCGCCGAACGTCGGGCCGGGCGGGAACTCGGATCTGCCACGGCCGTCGCGGATTCCAAACAGACCCTCATCTGCACCTACCTCTCCGCCGCAGTCCTGATCGGCCTCTTGCTCAACAGCCTGATCGGCTGGTGGTGGGTCGACGCGATCGCCGGCCTGGTGATCGTCGCCCTCGCCATCCGTGAAGGCCTCGAGGCTTGGCGTGGGGATGCCTGCGCAACCTCGGTCGGCACGATCCTCGAAGAGCCCGGCACTCACAACGACGATTGA
- a CDS encoding transglycosylase domain-containing protein, translated as MKRSREVPAEDPSLPPYRRTAAGVLGGLVGLLALSVIAGVLVVAPLAPAIAISGHAASSAVSLFDGMPSYLEIDRLMLPTTIYARDPASGQDVELTSFYDQNREPVEFDQVSLVMYDAILASEDPRYYQHGGVDILGTTRALIKNAQGGQTQGGSSISQQYVKNVLVQRCERDAETVYETNEAGETVVDENGPVVKMTRDQVLQECWRDATQAEGVEGYERKLQEIRYAVQLEQKYSKNDILLGYLNIANFGGTTYGIEAAARYYFSTTAANLTLIQAATLAGIVQNPNTFRIDRPGGSIFGADGATYNKAADGSVDDVTPGTLAGLDTLLADGTITPEQYLAAGDAYSATKGRQLYVLDRMREDGRITAEQYVAAAIEPITPALQPPPTRCGSSAAPFFCQYVVNTVRLDPDYASAFGESPEDRKRSLTREGLNIYTTLDWSLQNASQDAMRRYAPETVAGMSFGSASVSVEAGSGRILAISQNNRFTEDRDLALTDPAYTSLVYAGDMMHGVSTGFPTGSTFKLFTLVDWLETGHTLSDSVNGTLRAIPRLRDRCEGTWVNRENHVVRNFGGVPGYVGTPMQFTAQSLNSGFLGMAEQLDLCDIENVAARMGVTLGDGGPVNLDGAASIIGTKNIAPVALAGAFATVANNGVYCKPRAIERVVNADGVELPVPGNRCTQAISPEVAAATAFALQGVMRPGGTGSGGNPNDGTPMMGKTGTHENIQTWLVESSTRVTTAVWVGNTTGFGDMFRSFHNGRALSTIRLPMTRDIQAAANQLYPGGGFPAPPADLVRRAAPPPRPAPAPGPGPAPAPDQPPDDSGNGNGNGNGNGNGND; from the coding sequence ATGAAGCGGTCACGAGAGGTCCCGGCAGAGGACCCGTCCCTGCCGCCCTACCGGCGCACCGCCGCCGGGGTGCTGGGCGGTCTCGTCGGACTCCTCGCGCTCAGCGTCATCGCGGGCGTACTGGTCGTCGCCCCCCTCGCCCCGGCCATCGCGATCTCCGGGCACGCGGCGAGTTCCGCCGTGTCGCTGTTCGACGGCATGCCGAGCTACCTCGAGATCGACCGCCTGATGCTCCCGACGACGATCTATGCCCGCGACCCGGCCAGCGGGCAGGACGTCGAGCTGACATCTTTCTACGACCAGAATCGCGAGCCCGTCGAGTTCGATCAGGTGTCGCTCGTCATGTATGACGCGATCCTGGCGTCCGAGGATCCCCGGTACTACCAGCACGGCGGCGTGGACATCCTCGGCACCACGCGCGCACTCATCAAGAACGCCCAGGGTGGTCAGACCCAGGGCGGCTCCTCCATCAGCCAGCAGTACGTGAAGAACGTGCTGGTGCAGCGCTGCGAACGCGACGCCGAGACGGTGTACGAGACGAACGAGGCGGGTGAGACGGTGGTCGACGAGAACGGCCCCGTGGTGAAGATGACTCGCGACCAGGTGCTGCAGGAGTGCTGGAGGGACGCGACCCAGGCAGAAGGTGTCGAGGGCTACGAGCGCAAACTCCAGGAGATCCGCTACGCCGTCCAGCTCGAGCAGAAGTACTCGAAGAACGACATCCTGCTGGGCTACCTGAACATCGCGAACTTCGGCGGCACGACCTACGGCATCGAAGCCGCGGCACGCTACTACTTCAGCACCACGGCCGCGAACCTCACACTGATCCAGGCGGCGACGCTCGCGGGCATCGTGCAGAACCCCAACACGTTCCGGATCGACCGGCCGGGGGGCTCGATCTTCGGCGCCGACGGGGCCACGTACAACAAGGCGGCCGACGGCTCGGTGGACGACGTCACCCCCGGCACGCTGGCGGGCCTCGACACCCTCCTCGCCGACGGGACGATCACGCCGGAGCAGTACCTGGCGGCCGGCGACGCCTACAGTGCGACCAAGGGCCGGCAGCTCTACGTGCTCGACCGGATGCGCGAAGACGGACGCATCACCGCCGAGCAGTATGTGGCGGCGGCGATCGAGCCGATCACGCCGGCGTTGCAGCCGCCGCCCACGAGGTGCGGGTCCAGCGCCGCCCCCTTCTTCTGCCAGTACGTCGTGAACACCGTGCGCCTGGATCCGGACTACGCGAGCGCGTTCGGCGAGTCCCCGGAAGACAGGAAGAGGTCGCTGACGCGCGAGGGCCTGAACATCTACACGACGCTGGACTGGAGCCTGCAGAACGCATCGCAGGATGCGATGCGCCGGTACGCTCCGGAGACCGTGGCAGGCATGTCGTTCGGGTCGGCGTCGGTGAGCGTCGAAGCCGGCTCCGGGCGCATTCTCGCCATCAGCCAGAACAACCGGTTCACAGAGGACCGCGACCTCGCGCTCACGGACCCCGCGTACACATCGCTCGTCTATGCGGGGGACATGATGCACGGGGTCTCGACGGGATTCCCGACCGGATCGACGTTCAAGCTGTTCACCCTGGTCGACTGGCTCGAGACAGGGCACACGCTGTCCGACAGCGTCAACGGCACGCTGCGGGCCATCCCTCGCCTGCGCGACCGCTGCGAAGGCACCTGGGTCAACCGCGAGAACCACGTTGTGCGCAACTTCGGCGGCGTTCCGGGCTACGTGGGAACGCCGATGCAGTTCACGGCGCAGTCGCTCAACAGCGGCTTCCTCGGCATGGCGGAGCAGCTCGACCTGTGCGACATCGAGAACGTCGCGGCCCGCATGGGCGTCACCCTCGGCGACGGCGGCCCCGTGAACCTCGACGGCGCCGCGTCGATCATCGGCACCAAGAACATCGCACCCGTCGCCCTCGCCGGGGCGTTCGCCACGGTGGCGAACAACGGCGTCTACTGCAAGCCGCGCGCCATCGAGCGCGTGGTGAACGCCGACGGCGTCGAGCTGCCGGTCCCCGGCAACCGGTGCACGCAGGCGATCAGCCCCGAAGTGGCGGCCGCGACGGCGTTCGCCCTGCAGGGCGTCATGCGCCCCGGCGGCACCGGGTCTGGCGGCAACCCCAACGACGGCACGCCGATGATGGGCAAGACGGGAACGCACGAGAACATCCAGACGTGGCTCGTCGAGTCGAGCACCCGCGTGACGACGGCGGTGTGGGTGGGGAACACGACCGGGTTCGGCGACATGTTCCGGTCCTTTCACAACGGCCGCGCGCTGTCGACGATCCGCCTTCCGATGACCCGCGACATCCAGGCGGCGGCCAACCAGCTCTACCCGGGCGGCGGCTTCCCCGCTCCTCCCGCCGACCTGGTGCGCCGCGCCGCGCCGCCACCCCGCCCTGCTCCCGCACCCGGCCCGGGGCCCGCTCCCGCCCCAGACCAGCCCCCGGACGACAGCGGGAACGGGAACGGGAACGGCAACGGGAACGGGAACGGAAACGATTGA
- a CDS encoding EamA family transporter produces the protein MNRRDMVLAAAVASFWGFNFVVIDWGMTGVPPLLFVAIRFLVVALAVFVVPRPRTSWRTVAGVGLFMSLGQFGLLYTSMALGLQPGLAALVLQAQAVFTILIAAAVLRERPTAPQIAGVAIGVVGLAIVASGRGGDAPALAVALALAAAFSWGIGNVISRRAGSVSGPGRLGSLSLTVWSALVVPIPALMLSFVVEGPAAIAAGIAAFGWQSAVSTLYTALLCTIIGYSIWNGLLARNRSAAVVPWVLLAPVVAMASAALLLGQIPTPAEILGGMLLVGGVLVTGMRRLSVRGRAMTVPTAPPGAGASPGASGRVGPAATRRSG, from the coding sequence ATGAATCGACGCGACATGGTGCTGGCAGCGGCCGTGGCATCGTTCTGGGGATTCAACTTCGTCGTGATCGACTGGGGGATGACGGGCGTGCCGCCGCTTCTCTTCGTCGCGATCCGCTTCCTCGTGGTGGCGCTCGCAGTCTTCGTCGTCCCGCGGCCCCGCACTTCCTGGCGCACGGTGGCCGGCGTCGGCCTCTTCATGAGCCTCGGGCAGTTCGGGCTGCTGTACACCTCGATGGCGCTGGGGCTTCAGCCGGGTCTCGCCGCCCTGGTGCTGCAGGCGCAGGCGGTGTTCACGATCCTCATCGCGGCCGCGGTGCTGCGTGAACGCCCGACCGCGCCGCAGATCGCCGGTGTCGCAATCGGCGTGGTCGGCCTCGCCATCGTGGCCTCCGGGCGAGGTGGCGATGCTCCCGCCCTCGCGGTGGCGCTGGCGCTCGCCGCGGCGTTCTCGTGGGGCATCGGCAACGTCATCTCGCGACGGGCCGGGTCCGTCAGCGGGCCAGGCCGCCTGGGCTCGCTGTCGCTGACGGTGTGGTCGGCACTCGTCGTGCCCATCCCGGCGCTGATGCTCTCCTTCGTCGTCGAAGGCCCGGCGGCGATCGCCGCGGGGATCGCCGCATTCGGCTGGCAGTCTGCGGTCTCGACGCTCTACACCGCGCTGCTGTGCACGATCATCGGCTACTCGATCTGGAACGGCCTCCTGGCGCGCAACCGGTCCGCGGCCGTGGTGCCGTGGGTGCTGCTCGCACCCGTCGTCGCGATGGCGTCGGCCGCGCTGCTGCTCGGTCAGATCCCCACGCCCGCGGAGATCCTCGGTGGCATGCTCCTCGTCGGAGGCGTGCTCGTCACGGGAATGCGCCGATTGTCGGTCCGCGGGCGCGCGATGACGGTCCCCACAGCCCCTCCAGGCGCTGGCGCGTCGCCCGGAGCCTCCGGGCGCGTGGGCCCAGCCGCCACCCGGCGGTCCGGTTAG
- a CDS encoding DUF222 domain-containing protein: MSAIPPPDPGADDAGEDAAAFARVGRLVESFVAGRKQRALAEAAEIRVLADAATVARPSISSPEQARRAELDRRALVADLATSTRVSEWTVNRLLSEASDLCDRFPAGVAALERGEISRQHLAVIHDSGGPIADDDARAEFVRLALERAVTLTPGRLASVLRVIAERFRECAIQERHQQAAAGRNISVADLPDDMAALTAVMPATLAHGIVDRLTQQARSVIAARGDGEGGDGSPDEAAEIDVEVEIEADERTMDQIRVDIFTDTLLTAGPTDCVAGTGLHAIRATVQVTVPVLTMTGASTEPALLAGYGPIDPDTARVLAAGATGWERVMTSPVTGSVLAVDRYRPGPALNRFLAARDERCRFPGCRRPVWRCDVDHTIPAADGGPTHHANLAHLCRRHHTLKGVTAWSVEQVSPGVLVWTSPTGRKHTDRPEPVVRFTSDDTAERLRGMMREPWLFAADDPPGSPGAAPF; the protein is encoded by the coding sequence ATGTCTGCGATCCCGCCCCCAGATCCCGGTGCTGACGACGCCGGCGAGGACGCTGCGGCGTTCGCACGGGTAGGGCGGCTGGTCGAGTCGTTCGTGGCCGGCCGTAAACAACGGGCGCTCGCTGAGGCGGCCGAGATCCGGGTGCTGGCGGACGCCGCCACCGTCGCGCGGCCGTCGATCTCTTCGCCGGAACAGGCAAGGCGGGCGGAGCTCGACCGCCGGGCACTCGTCGCCGACCTGGCGACGTCGACACGTGTCTCGGAGTGGACCGTGAACCGGCTGCTTTCGGAGGCTTCCGACCTCTGCGATCGGTTCCCGGCCGGCGTCGCGGCGCTCGAGCGCGGCGAGATCTCCCGGCAGCACCTCGCGGTGATCCACGACTCGGGCGGCCCGATCGCCGACGACGACGCCCGGGCCGAGTTCGTCCGTCTCGCGCTGGAACGGGCCGTCACCCTCACTCCCGGCCGGCTGGCGTCGGTGCTGAGAGTCATCGCCGAACGGTTCCGCGAGTGCGCGATCCAGGAACGCCATCAGCAAGCCGCTGCGGGTCGCAACATCAGCGTCGCCGACCTGCCCGACGACATGGCTGCACTCACCGCGGTCATGCCCGCGACGCTGGCGCACGGCATCGTCGACCGCCTCACCCAGCAGGCGCGCTCGGTCATCGCCGCACGTGGCGACGGTGAGGGTGGCGACGGAAGCCCCGACGAGGCGGCCGAAATCGACGTCGAGGTCGAGATCGAGGCCGACGAGCGCACGATGGATCAGATTCGCGTCGACATCTTCACCGACACCTTGCTCACGGCCGGCCCCACGGATTGTGTCGCCGGCACCGGACTCCACGCGATCCGCGCCACTGTGCAGGTCACCGTCCCGGTGCTCACCATGACCGGCGCGTCCACCGAGCCGGCACTGCTCGCCGGGTACGGTCCCATCGACCCCGACACCGCCCGCGTCCTCGCCGCCGGTGCCACGGGGTGGGAACGCGTGATGACCTCACCGGTCACAGGCAGCGTCCTCGCCGTCGATCGGTATCGTCCCGGACCGGCGCTGAACCGGTTCCTCGCCGCCCGTGACGAGCGCTGCCGGTTTCCCGGCTGCCGCCGGCCGGTGTGGCGGTGCGACGTCGACCACACCATCCCCGCCGCCGACGGCGGACCCACCCACCACGCCAACCTCGCCCACCTGTGCCGGCGCCATCACACCCTCAAGGGCGTGACCGCGTGGTCGGTTGAGCAGGTCTCGCCCGGCGTGCTGGTATGGACCAGCCCGACCGGGCGAAAGCACACGGACCGGCCCGAACCGGTCGTGAGATTCACCTCCGACGACACCGCCGAACGGCTCCGGGGGATGATGCGCGAACCCTGGCTCTTCGCCGCCGACGACCCACCGGGGTCCCCCGGCGCCGCACCCTTCTAA
- a CDS encoding GNAT family N-acetyltransferase — translation MAFTIREPRSEEASAIADVHVATWKEAYSHLLPEDYFSEEYIAGRHRMWHHVLTHPRDDMLVRVAETDGAIVGFAWVGPGGGINGEEPPRDRLLYAIYVQAAHYGTGVGQALLDGTLGDGPAMLWVAKKNPRASAFYLRNGFPFDGVEQVDPHAPLITDARMVR, via the coding sequence ATGGCATTCACGATTAGGGAGCCGCGCTCGGAAGAGGCGTCCGCGATCGCCGATGTTCACGTCGCGACGTGGAAGGAGGCTTACTCTCACCTGCTTCCCGAGGACTACTTCTCGGAGGAGTACATCGCGGGCCGTCACCGAATGTGGCATCACGTCTTGACGCACCCGCGTGACGACATGCTCGTTCGAGTGGCTGAGACCGATGGCGCGATCGTCGGATTCGCTTGGGTTGGGCCGGGCGGGGGAATCAACGGCGAGGAGCCGCCTCGCGATCGACTCCTCTACGCGATTTACGTTCAGGCTGCGCACTACGGGACGGGAGTTGGCCAGGCACTGCTGGATGGGACGCTGGGGGATGGCCCCGCGATGCTCTGGGTGGCCAAGAAGAATCCGCGCGCGTCGGCGTTCTATCTCCGTAATGGGTTCCCCTTCGACGGCGTCGAACAGGTCGACCCCCACGCTCCGTTGATCACCGACGCGCGGATGGTCCGTTAG
- a CDS encoding GNAT family N-acetyltransferase codes for MVDGIVVRLAAELDLVGLLNLKIEWAGRPAAADEREQLRFALDDWLQRPDVVCAVAEYRGELVGMAWMVVFDRVPDLGNVERQSADVQSVFVTPPHRGDGLGSELVGLLCAVADQRSIPRVIVHSSTRAMGLYRRAGFSASQKLMQREL; via the coding sequence GTGGTCGATGGGATTGTCGTGCGGCTTGCTGCGGAACTGGACCTCGTCGGACTTCTCAACCTGAAGATCGAGTGGGCCGGCCGGCCGGCCGCCGCTGACGAACGCGAGCAGCTGCGCTTCGCGCTCGACGATTGGCTGCAACGGCCCGACGTCGTGTGTGCCGTCGCGGAGTATCGAGGTGAGCTGGTCGGGATGGCGTGGATGGTCGTCTTCGACCGTGTGCCGGATCTCGGGAATGTGGAGCGTCAGTCCGCAGATGTGCAGAGCGTCTTCGTGACCCCGCCGCACCGCGGCGATGGTCTGGGGTCTGAGCTTGTCGGGTTGTTGTGCGCGGTCGCGGATCAGCGATCGATTCCTCGGGTCATCGTGCATTCGAGCACCCGCGCAATGGGTCTCTATCGCCGGGCCGGGTTCAGCGCGTCGCAGAAGTTGATGCAACGCGAGTTGTGA